In Halobacterium sp. R2-5, the following are encoded in one genomic region:
- a CDS encoding MinD/ParA family protein yields the protein MTGRVFAVASGKGGVGKTTTAVNLAAAMAEADRSVVLVDYDLGMANVGAVLDIEPGAATLHDVLAGEADALDAVVEAPGEFDVMVGGTNIEDFGRADPSGLREVAADLREEYDVTIVDTGGGLSHDTTVPLGLADDVLLVSTPQGAALENTAKSLELADRVGGDVTGLVLTRVGGGDADVEAAVEAVDAPLLGTIPEDGAVPDSEAAGEPLLVYAPENPAAQSYRELGYELLGESPPVSFRDGDEDGEVSPGAAFAEVADDVPEEESLLSRLTGGRLG from the coding sequence ATGACTGGACGCGTGTTCGCCGTCGCCTCCGGAAAGGGCGGCGTCGGCAAGACGACGACGGCCGTGAATCTGGCGGCGGCCATGGCGGAGGCCGACCGGTCGGTGGTGCTCGTGGACTACGACCTCGGCATGGCGAACGTCGGGGCCGTCCTCGACATTGAGCCGGGGGCGGCCACGCTCCACGACGTGCTCGCGGGCGAGGCGGACGCGCTGGACGCCGTCGTCGAGGCGCCCGGGGAGTTCGACGTGATGGTCGGCGGCACGAACATCGAGGACTTCGGTCGCGCGGACCCGTCCGGGCTCCGGGAAGTCGCGGCGGACCTCCGCGAGGAGTACGACGTCACCATCGTGGACACGGGCGGCGGGCTCAGCCACGACACGACCGTGCCGCTGGGGCTCGCGGACGACGTGCTGCTCGTGTCCACGCCGCAGGGCGCCGCGCTGGAGAACACCGCGAAGTCCCTGGAGCTCGCCGACCGCGTCGGCGGCGACGTGACGGGACTGGTGTTGACGCGAGTGGGCGGCGGCGACGCGGACGTGGAGGCCGCCGTCGAGGCGGTCGACGCGCCGCTGCTCGGCACGATTCCCGAGGACGGCGCGGTCCCGGACAGCGAGGCGGCGGGCGAGCCGCTGCTCGTCTACGCCCCGGAGAACCCGGCGGCGCAGTCGTACCGCGAGCTCGGCTACGAGCTCCTCGGGGAGTCGCCGCCGGTGTCGTTCCGGGACGGCGACGAGGACGGCGAGGTGTCGCCGGGCGCGGCGTTCGCGGAGGTCGCCGACGACGTGCCCGAGGAGGAGTCGCTTCTATCGCGGCTGACGGGCGGGCGCCTCGGTTGA